The following proteins are encoded in a genomic region of Burkholderia diffusa:
- a CDS encoding IS3 family transposase (programmed frameshift) produces the protein MKKRFTEEQIIGILKEAEAGLKPAELCRKYGISEATYYNWKAKFGGMTVSEAQRLKELEQENSKLKRLLAESMLDNAALKGLAGSKVASPQAKREAVRILMTERAMGVTRACGLVGISRSLFYYESRRRVDDEVLTGRMMAIAAQKRRYGYRRIHVLLQRDGYFVNHKRIWRLYTKAGLSVRKRRRKRIAAVERTPLPLPTGPNQSWSMDFVSDGLAYGRRFRCLNVVDDYTRECLAIEVDTSLPGLRVQQVLERLKEMRGLPASITVDNGPEFAGKVLDAWAYEAGVTLSFIRPGKPVENAYIESFNGRFRDECLNEHWFVSMRHAKRLIEEWRIEYNTERPHSSLGYLTPAQFARAHDAKQQFLTSDSNCSSD, from the exons ATGAAAAAGCGATTCACCGAAGAACAGATCATCGGTATCTTGAAGGAAGCCGAGGCTGGCCTGAAGCCGGCGGAGCTGTGTCGCAAGTACGGCATCTCGGAAGCGACCTACTACAACTGGAAAGCGAAGTTCGGCGGGATGACGGTCTCCGAAGCGCAGCGCCTGAAGGAACTGGAGCAGGAGAATAGTAAGCTCAAGCGTCTGTTGGCCGAATCGATGCTCGACAACGCCGCGCTGAAGG GACTTGCTGGCTCGAAAGTAGCAAGCCCGCAGGCCAAGCGCGAAGCGGTCCGGATATTGATGACCGAACGTGCCATGGGTGTTACCCGGGCCTGCGGGCTGGTAGGGATTTCGCGCTCTCTGTTCTATTACGAATCACGCCGCCGAGTTGACGACGAAGTGCTGACTGGCCGGATGATGGCCATCGCCGCGCAGAAGCGCCGCTACGGCTATCGCCGGATTCACGTGCTGTTGCAGCGGGATGGCTACTTCGTCAATCACAAGCGTATCTGGCGCCTGTACACCAAGGCGGGACTGAGTGTGCGCAAGCGGCGACGCAAGCGTATTGCGGCTGTCGAGCGCACGCCGCTACCGTTACCAACAGGCCCGAATCAGAGCTGGTCGATGGACTTCGTTTCTGACGGGCTGGCCTATGGTCGGCGGTTTCGATGCCTGAACGTGGTCGACGACTACACGCGCGAGTGCTTGGCCATCGAGGTCGATACTTCATTGCCGGGCCTACGCGTTCAGCAAGTGCTCGAGCGGCTCAAGGAGATGCGAGGCTTACCCGCATCCATCACGGTCGACAACGGGCCGGAGTTCGCTGGTAAGGTGCTGGATGCATGGGCCTACGAAGCCGGTGTCACGCTGTCGTTCATCAGGCCTGGCAAGCCGGTGGAGAATGCCTATATCGAGAGCTTCAACGGTCGCTTCCGCGACGAATGCCTGAACGAGCACTGGTTCGTCTCAATGCGCCACGCCAAGCGGCTGATTGAGGAATGGCGTATCGAGTACAACACCGAGCGGCCTCATAGTTCGCTCGGCTATCTGACGCCTGCGCAGTTCGCCCGGGCGCACGACGCGAAGCAGCAGTTTTTAACTTCGGACTCTAACTGCAGTTCGGACTAA
- a CDS encoding type VI secretion system Vgr family protein: MGASDIIGVMAGGLSQQDRLLKLDTPAGQNVLLPHRVTGRSRIGRDYLFLLDCVSTSSDVQLKTLISQTVTLWIQQADGSYRPHHGYVHMARRLGADGGLTSYQLGFSSWMHFLKFRRDQRHWQDKTAEEIIADVFNEHPQAKGMYRFALSKPLPSRSYCRQDEADWNFVHRLLESEGLYGVWQQPADGKSHTLVITDRLDTLEPLSPATVEFYRAGIHSEADALTHWAGTRTLQSVLLSTRTFDYKSPSTPFNPKATSVPTMANQGALPAQAEVYEYTGGYTYPEQDRGDHLSKIRMEEWESQAKRFHGIGGLRAVDAGRRFTLTGHPEHDQDAASQNEFASIEVEWTIENNLPLSGHETSFPHSLSHALEQARAHDPAQMFGVSHADGSTGFYRIAIEAQRTIVPYRSPFDHRKPEAKLESAIVAGPKGQECYTDELNRVKVLFIWDRHNEGDERASCWVRVAQSDTGEGYGSVHMPRAGEELLIGHIGNDIDRPIALHRVYNGATKPQWHSNGLLSGYQSREYGGGGGYNQQVMDDSTGQPRMRVMSSHGMSGLHLGYQIVQNGNTRGAYVGSGFTLRTDNAGAVHAGEGLYFSTHSTSVDGQPLDTSQPREILARADLLVESLSSASATARGEDLKPGREALAAFAKATQHSKAGVSNGGSTAGGGTGNANAFAKPVMLGSSQESMGLTTRASAQLVADEHLNLVSGKDTYWAVGKSLVAGVAEKISIFVQRAGMKLIAGKGAVDIQALSDQLRLLSEFAMTLKSNNGSIVIDAKTELMLKCGGSYIRITADGIEDGTRGARTVKSAAFSRQGPSSVAEHMNSLPKPAFNDKYVLRDRITGDPLKNHPYEIVRGDGTRLSGITDELGHTTEQKNNDIETVMIRALRPSANKA, translated from the coding sequence ATGGGCGCGAGCGACATAATCGGTGTAATGGCCGGTGGATTATCTCAGCAGGACCGTCTTCTAAAACTGGACACGCCGGCAGGCCAGAATGTCCTGCTGCCGCATCGCGTGACTGGACGTTCAAGGATCGGTCGCGACTATCTCTTCCTGCTCGATTGCGTTTCCACGTCCAGCGACGTTCAACTCAAAACGCTGATTTCCCAAACGGTGACCCTCTGGATTCAGCAGGCCGATGGTTCCTACCGCCCGCATCACGGCTACGTGCACATGGCCCGCCGGCTGGGAGCGGACGGCGGTCTCACCAGCTATCAGCTCGGTTTTTCCTCGTGGATGCACTTTCTGAAGTTCCGTCGCGACCAACGGCATTGGCAGGACAAGACCGCGGAAGAAATCATTGCAGACGTATTCAATGAGCATCCGCAGGCGAAGGGCATGTACCGCTTTGCGCTCTCGAAGCCGTTGCCATCCCGTTCCTATTGTCGGCAGGACGAGGCCGATTGGAACTTCGTGCACCGGCTCCTGGAGTCGGAAGGTCTGTACGGGGTCTGGCAACAGCCCGCCGATGGTAAATCGCATACGCTGGTGATCACCGATCGCCTCGACACGCTCGAACCGCTGTCGCCGGCCACCGTTGAGTTCTATCGTGCGGGCATCCATAGCGAGGCTGACGCACTGACCCACTGGGCGGGGACCCGGACACTGCAATCCGTGTTGTTGTCGACGCGCACCTTCGACTACAAGAGTCCTTCGACGCCCTTCAATCCGAAGGCGACATCGGTGCCGACGATGGCGAACCAGGGCGCGTTGCCCGCGCAAGCGGAAGTCTATGAGTACACCGGTGGCTATACGTATCCGGAGCAGGATCGAGGCGACCATCTGTCGAAGATCCGGATGGAGGAGTGGGAGTCGCAGGCCAAGCGCTTTCATGGCATCGGTGGCCTGCGTGCCGTGGATGCGGGTCGGCGCTTCACGCTGACCGGACATCCGGAGCACGATCAGGACGCGGCGAGCCAGAACGAATTCGCGAGCATCGAGGTGGAGTGGACCATCGAGAACAACCTGCCGCTCTCCGGACATGAAACGAGCTTCCCCCACAGTCTGAGTCATGCGCTGGAGCAGGCACGTGCCCACGATCCTGCCCAGATGTTCGGGGTGAGTCATGCTGACGGATCGACGGGGTTTTACCGGATCGCCATCGAGGCGCAGCGCACGATCGTGCCGTACCGCAGTCCGTTCGACCATCGCAAGCCCGAGGCGAAGCTGGAATCGGCGATCGTGGCAGGTCCGAAAGGCCAGGAATGCTATACCGATGAACTGAATCGCGTGAAGGTGCTATTCATCTGGGATCGGCACAACGAAGGCGATGAGCGCGCGTCGTGCTGGGTACGGGTCGCGCAGTCCGACACCGGCGAGGGCTATGGCAGCGTGCACATGCCGCGCGCAGGAGAGGAGCTCCTGATCGGCCATATCGGCAACGATATCGACCGCCCGATCGCGCTGCATCGCGTCTACAACGGCGCCACGAAACCGCAGTGGCATTCGAATGGCCTGCTATCCGGCTATCAGTCCCGGGAGTATGGCGGCGGTGGCGGCTACAACCAGCAGGTCATGGACGATTCGACCGGCCAGCCGCGGATGCGAGTGATGAGTAGCCACGGCATGAGCGGCCTGCATCTCGGTTACCAGATCGTCCAGAACGGCAATACCCGGGGCGCTTATGTGGGTAGTGGCTTCACGCTACGTACCGACAACGCCGGCGCGGTTCATGCGGGCGAGGGGCTGTACTTCAGCACCCATTCCACCAGCGTCGACGGGCAGCCGCTCGATACCAGTCAGCCACGCGAGATTCTGGCGCGCGCCGATCTGCTGGTCGAGTCGCTGTCCTCCGCCAGTGCGACGGCCAGGGGTGAGGATCTGAAGCCCGGACGCGAGGCCCTCGCCGCGTTCGCGAAGGCGACCCAGCACAGCAAGGCAGGCGTTTCCAACGGCGGCAGTACGGCCGGCGGCGGGACCGGCAATGCGAACGCTTTCGCGAAGCCTGTCATGCTCGGTTCGAGCCAGGAAAGCATGGGCCTGACCACGCGCGCGTCGGCGCAGCTGGTGGCCGACGAGCACCTCAATCTGGTGAGCGGCAAGGACACCTACTGGGCGGTCGGTAAATCGCTGGTGGCGGGCGTCGCGGAAAAAATCAGTATCTTCGTCCAGCGCGCTGGCATGAAGCTGATCGCCGGAAAAGGCGCGGTCGACATCCAGGCCCTCAGCGACCAGCTGCGCCTGCTTTCCGAATTCGCTATGACGCTGAAGAGCAACAACGGCAGCATCGTGATCGACGCCAAGACCGAACTGATGCTCAAGTGCGGTGGCTCGTACATCCGGATTACCGCCGATGGCATCGAGGACGGCACCCGCGGTGCGCGTACCGTCAAGTCGGCAGCGTTCAGCCGGCAGGGACCCAGTTCGGTGGCCGAGCATATGAACAGCCTCCCGAAGCCGGCGTTCAACGACAAGTACGTACTGCGTGATCGCATCACGGGCGATCCGCTCAAGAACCATCCCTACGAGATCGTTCGTGGCGATGGCACCCGCCTGAGCGGCATCACCGACGAGCTGGGCCATACGACCGAGCAGAAGAACAACGACATCGAAACCGTGATGATCCGTGCGTTGCGACCCAGCGCCAACAAGGCGTAG
- a CDS encoding esterase/lipase family protein: MSENQPDRPDAPGPGSGDDESEQQVVRLGSHTDESGDSYAHATLTPADDTRAKETLHDLRPIIPVIFIPGVMGSPVVARESGEEVFSAPNLDTLGAKLGGLLSVLFGWFQSASTRETRFDPLNVSATPLGPVNVGDGKTITEKEARRRGWGSVYRTGYQPVLLWLEQQLNNPKLCGTLHGAWCEPDPQGETWTLHPVLGTAPTQYGAYGKGEAITENSPEFERFIKFRYRVYAIGYNWLQSNDDSGRDIVSGLDCPDPQTKKKTRLMGITEICKENDTGKAIILTHSMGGLVARFAVVNHHAEDLIHGVFHGAQPATGAPLAAKRYKTGGGPEGGLNGFINGSLLGRDADEFVAVMANAPGPMELTPMPDYHNGAAWWIFARPDGTVLMQFPENGDAYNELYLNANWYGLLPQEDQLDPAGLVKKRLGKDATGAHVLIDHYQATLKQTVIRQSQLKNQYHGKTYVAYGNGGLDTRSPASGTATEATSKDKPTVEQGEPTKNLLAWGNAIWTGDVPADVQPAELRAAKLLHDSGKGELRVLLQQRNLSVTFTMQKTNKVPDVSATTDWDRVADKTGIIRGDGTVPAWSADAQARGLKLDVPGDPAKGVQMAFVQAGYEHMKSYAHPWTRWALLYSVVQIVKDIDVPGGA, translated from the coding sequence ATGAGTGAAAATCAACCGGACCGCCCGGACGCACCGGGCCCGGGTTCCGGCGACGACGAGTCCGAACAGCAAGTCGTTCGCCTGGGATCGCACACCGACGAGAGCGGCGACTCGTATGCCCACGCCACCTTGACGCCGGCCGACGATACCCGCGCCAAGGAGACATTGCACGATTTGCGTCCCATCATCCCGGTGATCTTTATCCCCGGCGTCATGGGTTCGCCCGTGGTGGCCAGGGAGAGCGGCGAGGAGGTCTTCTCCGCGCCGAACCTGGACACGCTCGGTGCGAAGCTTGGCGGATTGCTGTCGGTCCTTTTTGGCTGGTTTCAAAGCGCATCGACGCGCGAGACCCGTTTCGATCCGCTCAACGTTTCGGCCACGCCGCTGGGACCCGTCAATGTGGGCGATGGCAAGACGATCACAGAGAAGGAGGCGCGTCGGCGCGGCTGGGGCTCGGTGTATCGGACCGGCTATCAACCCGTGCTGCTGTGGCTCGAGCAACAGCTGAACAACCCCAAGCTGTGCGGCACGCTGCACGGAGCTTGGTGCGAGCCCGATCCCCAGGGCGAGACGTGGACACTACATCCAGTGCTTGGCACGGCGCCCACACAATACGGTGCATACGGGAAAGGCGAGGCGATTACCGAGAATTCCCCGGAGTTCGAGCGTTTCATCAAGTTCCGCTATCGCGTCTACGCGATCGGCTACAACTGGCTGCAGTCGAACGACGATTCGGGGCGCGACATCGTCAGCGGTCTGGACTGTCCCGACCCGCAGACCAAGAAGAAGACGCGGCTGATGGGGATTACCGAAATCTGCAAGGAGAACGATACGGGCAAGGCCATCATCCTGACCCATTCGATGGGTGGCCTGGTGGCTCGCTTCGCCGTCGTGAACCATCACGCGGAAGACTTGATTCACGGGGTCTTTCACGGTGCGCAACCGGCCACCGGGGCGCCGCTGGCGGCCAAGCGTTACAAGACGGGCGGCGGTCCCGAAGGGGGCCTGAACGGGTTCATTAACGGCAGCCTGCTCGGGCGCGACGCGGACGAGTTCGTCGCGGTGATGGCGAATGCGCCGGGGCCGATGGAGCTGACGCCGATGCCGGACTATCATAACGGCGCGGCATGGTGGATTTTCGCTCGACCTGACGGAACAGTGCTGATGCAGTTCCCGGAGAATGGTGACGCCTACAACGAGCTGTATCTCAATGCCAACTGGTACGGTTTGTTGCCGCAGGAAGACCAACTTGATCCGGCCGGTCTGGTGAAAAAGCGGCTGGGCAAGGACGCGACTGGCGCCCATGTCCTGATCGACCATTATCAGGCCACGTTGAAGCAGACGGTCATCCGGCAGAGCCAGTTGAAGAACCAGTACCATGGCAAGACGTATGTGGCGTATGGCAATGGGGGATTGGATACACGATCGCCCGCGTCCGGCACGGCGACCGAGGCCACCAGCAAGGACAAGCCCACCGTCGAACAGGGCGAACCGACGAAGAACCTGTTGGCTTGGGGCAATGCAATCTGGACGGGCGACGTGCCGGCCGATGTGCAGCCTGCCGAGCTCCGCGCCGCCAAGCTGCTGCACGATTCGGGCAAGGGCGAACTCCGCGTGCTGCTACAGCAACGCAACCTGAGTGTCACGTTCACGATGCAGAAGACCAACAAGGTCCCCGACGTGAGCGCCACGACGGACTGGGATCGCGTGGCGGACAAGACCGGCATCATTCGCGGAGATGGCACCGTGCCGGCGTGGTCGGCGGACGCGCAGGCGCGTGGCCTGAAGCTGGATGTGCCGGGCGATCCGGCCAAGGGCGTGCAGATGGCGTTTGTGCAGGCCGGATATGAGCACATGAAGAGTTACGCGCACCCCTGGACACGCTGGGCGCTTCTCTACAGCGTGGTGCAGATCGTGAAGGATATCGATGTGCCGGGAGGGGCGTGA
- a CDS encoding T6SS immunity protein Tli4 family protein has product MNNPLLSKARPWCIGRLVFDRPVSSEISNENYKYRGEKLVTTHNVPVETYDAKVAAREKELRTKQRVNPVNLEEKTGHAWLEKAFSPVPHSRVFIFNNAVAKAAALPFDTEGYLFANRTLVHTTGMIGADVLERAESIYNDTYRRIKVRDNWSVPTESGFCFDGGIVTGSSTYTEEVSQSFALMPGRPALLVIKLRDAVDGDQAQPLTSSLSALRAKLDRMPGSYRILRQGKRTVAGMDAEEVLFALKDGDVTVYRFYLLAPGNPATVAQPHTSVELLLGAPARDDLPPDQATSPVDEAGALQTWDTLVNSLRARPGAA; this is encoded by the coding sequence ATGAACAATCCTTTGCTGTCCAAAGCACGTCCGTGGTGCATCGGCCGACTTGTGTTCGACCGGCCCGTATCGAGCGAGATCTCAAATGAGAATTACAAGTACCGCGGGGAAAAGCTCGTCACGACCCATAATGTGCCGGTGGAGACCTACGACGCCAAGGTCGCGGCGCGGGAGAAGGAACTGCGCACGAAGCAGCGCGTGAATCCCGTCAATCTGGAGGAAAAGACGGGGCATGCGTGGCTGGAGAAGGCGTTTTCTCCAGTGCCGCACTCGCGGGTTTTCATCTTCAACAATGCGGTGGCAAAGGCGGCGGCCTTACCGTTCGATACCGAAGGTTATCTGTTCGCGAACCGTACGCTCGTCCATACGACGGGCATGATCGGCGCGGATGTCCTGGAGCGGGCCGAGAGCATCTATAACGACACGTATCGCCGCATCAAGGTGCGCGATAACTGGAGCGTGCCGACCGAATCGGGCTTCTGCTTTGATGGCGGCATCGTCACCGGTTCGTCGACCTACACGGAAGAGGTCAGCCAGTCGTTCGCGTTGATGCCGGGCCGGCCAGCGCTGCTGGTGATCAAGTTGCGCGACGCGGTGGATGGGGATCAGGCCCAGCCGCTGACCAGCAGCCTGTCCGCGTTGCGCGCGAAACTCGATCGCATGCCCGGCAGCTATCGTATCCTGCGGCAGGGCAAGCGCACGGTGGCTGGCATGGACGCCGAGGAAGTGCTGTTTGCGCTGAAAGACGGCGATGTCACGGTGTATCGCTTCTACCTGCTCGCGCCGGGGAATCCCGCGACGGTGGCGCAGCCGCATACCTCGGTCGAATTGCTGCTGGGCGCGCCGGCGCGTGATGACCTGCCGCCGGACCAGGCCACCTCGCCGGTCGACGAAGCGGGGGCACTGCAGACGTGGGACACGCTGGTGAACAGCCTGCGCGCGCGACCAGGTGCGGCCTGA
- a CDS encoding PAAR domain-containing protein — protein sequence MRRYDIVKGDLTTVGGVVQGGDAHDLIGGREQAYETDPVWCPVCKTMGHIQCDGSRVSTTGPDGRQAALSDDLCVCRCTPPPRLVPSQQTSYVDV from the coding sequence ATGCGCCGCTACGATATTGTGAAAGGCGACCTGACGACGGTCGGCGGGGTCGTGCAGGGCGGCGACGCGCACGACCTGATCGGTGGCCGCGAGCAGGCGTACGAGACTGATCCGGTCTGGTGTCCCGTCTGCAAGACCATGGGACATATCCAGTGCGATGGGTCGCGCGTTTCCACGACGGGTCCCGACGGACGGCAAGCGGCACTGAGCGATGATCTGTGTGTCTGCCGGTGCACGCCGCCGCCGCGCCTGGTGCCGTCGCAGCAAACGTCCTATGTGGATGTGTAG
- a CDS encoding DUF3592 domain-containing protein, whose product MYNGRFLRALLVFSIVIFSIHRLARLEHWSTEMTVVFETGMVLAFALIWIHSIKSKGKIKSETYRHIEPPATGSQPETHKRKSTATNMRLTAVALLIAGCFSMRPLYSALDFAYALRAQQNWPSANGKVLTAHVEPATSKAGRIYWHPVWSYSYIVGGNSYTSGSRDLKGRFALVDFPTRNDANAIASQRPAGAEVRVYYDPFAPQRSVLDRRTWTAVDWIAMLVATILPVITFGTSAFLFYRASSSIGNGEA is encoded by the coding sequence ATGTATAACGGGCGCTTCCTTCGTGCTTTACTCGTTTTCTCGATTGTTATTTTTTCAATCCATCGACTGGCGAGATTGGAACATTGGTCCACAGAAATGACGGTGGTTTTCGAGACTGGAATGGTTCTGGCATTCGCACTGATCTGGATCCATTCCATCAAGAGTAAAGGTAAAATAAAAAGCGAAACATATCGACATATTGAACCGCCTGCCACAGGCTCCCAACCGGAAACCCACAAGCGAAAGTCAACGGCCACAAATATGAGATTGACCGCTGTTGCCTTACTAATAGCGGGCTGTTTCTCAATGCGACCACTATATAGTGCACTTGATTTTGCTTATGCCCTGCGCGCGCAGCAGAATTGGCCTTCGGCGAACGGAAAGGTACTAACAGCGCACGTCGAGCCTGCCACATCCAAAGCTGGTCGTATTTACTGGCACCCGGTTTGGTCTTACTCGTATATTGTCGGTGGCAATTCCTACACGTCAGGAAGTAGAGATTTGAAGGGACGGTTTGCGCTGGTCGACTTCCCCACGAGAAATGACGCGAACGCGATCGCAAGCCAGAGGCCAGCTGGAGCAGAAGTGAGGGTCTATTATGATCCCTTCGCCCCGCAACGCTCCGTACTAGATCGACGGACGTGGACCGCTGTCGATTGGATCGCGATGCTAGTCGCCACGATTCTGCCCGTCATTACATTCGGAACTTCAGCGTTTCTTTTTTATCGTGCCTCATCCTCAATCGGGAATGGTGAGGCGTAA
- a CDS encoding FadR/GntR family transcriptional regulator has product MKSTEPKRLYQSVAAQIVALIRQGEFAIGERLPPERELALTLGVSRPSLREALIALEIGGQIEIRMGSGVYVRDTAADDVGQMVTLGDSPSELMQARAVIEGSVAALAAARMTAAMLDRLRRTVQRMKRLAEAGKSPVEADRQFHMLIAEAAGNSVLARFVGELFDSRHDPIAAAMRGHAENPQTWTAAVLEHENVLQALQAGDPIAAQTAIRAHLRASEARWIEGGLKTDTDLACPLQTPQAEGE; this is encoded by the coding sequence ATGAAATCGACAGAACCAAAGCGGCTTTACCAATCTGTCGCGGCCCAGATCGTCGCGCTGATTCGCCAGGGCGAATTCGCGATTGGCGAGCGCCTGCCGCCCGAGCGCGAACTGGCACTCACGCTCGGCGTATCGCGCCCGTCGCTGCGCGAGGCGCTGATCGCGCTGGAAATTGGCGGCCAGATCGAGATCCGGATGGGTTCCGGCGTCTATGTCCGCGATACGGCGGCCGATGATGTCGGCCAGATGGTCACGCTTGGCGACAGCCCGTCGGAGCTGATGCAGGCGCGCGCGGTGATCGAAGGCAGCGTCGCCGCACTCGCCGCCGCGCGAATGACGGCCGCGATGCTCGATCGCCTGCGCCGCACGGTGCAGCGCATGAAGCGGCTCGCGGAAGCCGGCAAATCGCCTGTCGAAGCCGACCGGCAGTTCCACATGCTGATCGCGGAAGCCGCCGGCAATTCGGTACTCGCGCGCTTCGTCGGCGAGCTGTTCGACAGCCGACACGACCCGATCGCGGCGGCCATGCGCGGCCACGCGGAGAATCCGCAGACATGGACGGCCGCCGTGCTGGAGCATGAGAACGTCCTTCAGGCGCTGCAGGCCGGCGACCCGATCGCCGCGCAGACCGCCATTCGCGCGCATCTGCGCGCATCCGAAGCGAGATGGATCGAAGGCGGGCTGAAAACCGACACGGATTTGGCATGCCCCCTGCAAACACCGCAAGCCGAGGGCGAGTAA
- a CDS encoding sugar ABC transporter ATP-binding protein — protein sequence MAMSSKPPVQAAQADTDQEILRLEGIRKRFPGVLALDGIRIDLRRGEVHAICGENGAGKSTLMKIISGQYLPDEGVVHYRGAPVRFGSASEAQAAGISIIHQELNLVPHLSVAENLFLAREPRRGPFVDTKRMNADAARCIARIGLNVAPTTKVGVLSIAQQQMVEIAKALSHDARVLIMDEPTSSLTEAETAQLFRIIEELRADGVAILYISHRLDEMAQIVDRVTVLRDGRYISTDVFADVSIDEIVARMVGRTLDDAYPSRQSVPTDEVLLDVRELRRDGVFGPVSFALRRGEILGFAGLMGAGRTEIARAIFGADRPDGGTIALQGRPVTIRSPREAIRHGIAYLSEDRKKEGLALSMPVAANLTLTHVRGVASRFGFLRFDDELDVARRYVQELAIRTPSVHQRVRNLSGGNQQKVVIGKWLYRGSKILFFDEPTRGIDVGAKFAIYGLMDRLAADGVGVVLISSELPELIGMTDRIAVFHEGRMTVLLDTKHTSQEEIMHYASGRSHA from the coding sequence ATGGCAATGTCCAGCAAACCGCCGGTTCAGGCCGCGCAGGCCGATACCGACCAGGAGATCCTGCGCCTGGAAGGAATACGCAAGCGCTTTCCGGGCGTGCTGGCGCTGGACGGGATTCGGATCGATCTCCGACGCGGCGAGGTGCACGCGATATGCGGCGAAAACGGGGCGGGCAAATCCACGTTGATGAAGATCATCAGCGGACAGTATCTGCCCGACGAGGGCGTCGTTCACTATCGCGGCGCGCCGGTGCGATTCGGTTCGGCATCCGAAGCGCAGGCGGCCGGCATCTCGATCATTCACCAGGAGCTCAATCTCGTGCCGCACCTGAGCGTGGCGGAGAACCTGTTCCTCGCACGCGAGCCGCGGCGCGGCCCGTTCGTCGACACGAAACGCATGAACGCCGATGCGGCGCGCTGCATCGCGCGAATTGGCCTGAACGTCGCGCCAACCACGAAGGTCGGTGTGCTGTCGATCGCGCAGCAGCAAATGGTCGAAATCGCGAAGGCGCTGTCGCACGATGCGCGCGTGCTGATCATGGACGAGCCCACGTCCTCGCTGACGGAAGCGGAAACGGCGCAGCTCTTTCGCATCATCGAGGAGCTGCGTGCCGACGGTGTGGCGATTCTGTATATCTCGCACCGGCTCGACGAAATGGCGCAGATCGTCGATCGCGTGACCGTGCTGCGCGACGGACGCTACATCTCGACGGACGTGTTCGCCGACGTGAGCATCGACGAGATCGTCGCGCGCATGGTCGGACGTACGCTCGACGACGCCTATCCATCACGTCAATCGGTGCCGACGGACGAAGTGCTGCTCGACGTTCGGGAACTGCGCCGGGACGGCGTGTTCGGGCCGGTGTCGTTCGCGCTGCGCCGCGGCGAGATCCTCGGTTTCGCGGGATTGATGGGCGCCGGGCGAACCGAGATCGCACGCGCGATCTTCGGCGCGGATCGCCCCGACGGCGGCACGATCGCGTTGCAGGGTCGGCCCGTGACGATCCGCTCGCCGCGCGAGGCGATCCGGCACGGCATCGCTTATCTGTCGGAGGACCGCAAGAAGGAAGGGCTCGCGCTGTCGATGCCCGTCGCGGCGAACCTCACGCTCACGCACGTGCGCGGCGTCGCATCGCGCTTCGGGTTCCTGCGCTTCGACGACGAACTGGACGTGGCGCGCCGCTACGTGCAGGAACTCGCGATTCGCACGCCGTCCGTGCACCAGCGTGTGCGCAACCTGTCCGGCGGCAACCAGCAGAAGGTCGTCATCGGCAAATGGCTGTACCGCGGCTCGAAGATCCTGTTCTTCGACGAACCGACGCGCGGCATCGACGTCGGCGCGAAATTTGCGATCTACGGGCTGATGGACCGGCTCGCCGCGGACGGCGTCGGCGTGGTGCTGATCAGTTCGGAATTGCCGGAGCTGATTGGCATGACCGATCGGATCGCCGTTTTTCACGAAGGTCGAATGACCGTATTGCTCGACACGAAACACACCAGTCAGGAGGAGATCATGCACTACGCGTCGGGGCGTTCCCATGCTTGA